The genomic stretch TTTGTAAAAAATTGTCCTGTACAAATGTGTATGAAATTTGTTGAAGAAGTATATGTTTCTTCTAACGACGTTATGCTTATTGTAGCACAAATTGAAGAGCTTTATATAAAAGACACTCTTTTACAAGAAGACGGTTTGGTAAATTTATCTCTAGGTAACGTTACTACTATTAATGGTTTAGACAGTTATGCCATACCAAAATTTAAAAAACAATTAAGTTACCAAAGACCAAAAAAATAAAGGCGTATGAAAATTCTTGTTACAGGTGCAACGGGTTATATTGGTAAAAGATTAATACCGTTATTAATTAACGACGGTCACACCATAGTTTGCCCTGTACGAGATAAAAAAAGAGCTCAAAATTATTACAAAAATCAAAAAAACATTGAATTAATTGAAGCCGATTTTTTAAACGGACATACTTTAGAGGCAATTCCTAAAGATATAGATATTGCCTACTATTTAATTCATTCTATGTCTAATTCAGCTAAAGAATTTCATACTTTAGAAGAAAAATGCGCATTCAACTTTAAACGCTTTGCAGAGAAATCTAATTTACAACAAGTAATTTATTTAAGCGGAATTACAAACGACACAAACCTTTCGAAGCACTTATTATCTAGAAAAAATGTAGAAAACGCATTGGCTTCAGATACGTATGCATTAACAACTTTTAAAGCAGGTATTATTGTAGGTTCTGGTAGTTCTTCTTTTGAAATCATTAGAGATATTGTAGAAAAATTACCTGCTATGATTGCACCTAAATGGCTAAATACAAAGACACAACCTTTAGCTATTAGAGATGTTTTATCTTTTTTACACAAAGCTTTAAATAAAAAAGAATTATTTAACACATCGCACGATATTTTTGGCCCAGAAGTTTTAACTTATAAAGAAATGCTATTGCAATTTGCAGAAGTAAGAAAGTTAAAAAGGTACATCTTAACTGTACCTGTTATGACGCCAAAACTGTCTTCTTATTGGTTGTATTTTGTTACCTCAACGTCTTATAAATTAGCTAGTTCTCTTGTAAACTCGATGGGTGTAGAAGTTATTGGCAAAAAAGGTGACATAAACAATCTGTTAAATGTTAAACCGATGTCTTATAAAGAAGCCGTTAAGTTGGCTTTTAAAAAAATAGAACAAAATAGTATTATTTCTAGTTGGAAAGATTCTTACGTAAGTAGCGGTAAATTAAAAAATTTTGTACATGAATTTATAAACGTTCCAGAATATGGATGTTTTAAAGATTTTAAAAAGAGAAAAGTTAAAAATAAGAAAAGAGCTCTTGACAGAATCTGGGCTATAGGTGGAGAAACTGGTTGGTATTATGGCACATTTCTATGGAAAATTAGAGGTTTTATAGATCAACTTTTTGGAGGAGCGGGCTTAAGACGAGGCAGAAGACATCCTACAGAATTAAATGCTGGTGATGCATTAGACTTTTGGCGTGTTATTTATGCGGATAAAGAAAAAGGAAAACTTCTGTTGTATGCAGAAATGATTTTACCCGGCGAAGCTTGGTTAGAATTTAAAATTGAAGATGGGCACATCTACCAAACCGCAACATTTAGACCACATGGTTTAGCAGGTAGATTATATTGGTATTCTGTAATGCCTTTTCACTGGTTTGTTTTTAATGGAATGATACAAAATATTAATAAATAATTTTGAAAAAACAACACCTTCCAGAAAAGATTTGCATCGTTTGCAACAGACCATTCAGCTGGCGTAAAAAATGGGAAAAAAACTGGGAAAATGTAAAATATTGTAGTAAAAAATGCAGCAAAAACAAGAAAATACTGGTTTAGTATGGTTTCGTAATAATTTACGAGTTAACGACAATGTCTCTTTAAAAAAAGCAATAGAAAACCATAAAAGAGTTATTGCAGTATTTTACT from Polaribacter marinaquae encodes the following:
- a CDS encoding SDR family oxidoreductase — encoded protein: MKILVTGATGYIGKRLIPLLINDGHTIVCPVRDKKRAQNYYKNQKNIELIEADFLNGHTLEAIPKDIDIAYYLIHSMSNSAKEFHTLEEKCAFNFKRFAEKSNLQQVIYLSGITNDTNLSKHLLSRKNVENALASDTYALTTFKAGIIVGSGSSSFEIIRDIVEKLPAMIAPKWLNTKTQPLAIRDVLSFLHKALNKKELFNTSHDIFGPEVLTYKEMLLQFAEVRKLKRYILTVPVMTPKLSSYWLYFVTSTSYKLASSLVNSMGVEVIGKKGDINNLLNVKPMSYKEAVKLAFKKIEQNSIISSWKDSYVSSGKLKNFVHEFINVPEYGCFKDFKKRKVKNKKRALDRIWAIGGETGWYYGTFLWKIRGFIDQLFGGAGLRRGRRHPTELNAGDALDFWRVIYADKEKGKLLLYAEMILPGEAWLEFKIEDGHIYQTATFRPHGLAGRLYWYSVMPFHWFVFNGMIQNINK
- a CDS encoding DUF2256 domain-containing protein, producing MKKQHLPEKICIVCNRPFSWRKKWEKNWENVKYCSKKCSKNKKILV